One segment of Acidianus sp. HS-5 DNA contains the following:
- a CDS encoding aldo/keto reductase, which produces MKVFKHFKISDLALGTWKMGGEFWTPNHENDENDIKAIKRAVELGITTIDTAEMYGGGNAEELVGKAIKDFKRDDLFIITKVWPTHAKYEDVLKSAKASRSRLGTFIDLYLLHWPSPTPICETMKAFEELVEEGIVRFIGLSNFKPEEIERANECLKKNEITAVENHYSLLDRSDEDTLDYARKNGIAYFSYTPLEKGRVAKLKILEEIAKKYGKTPIQVALNWYISIDVMVPIVKASNLKHLEENAGAMGWKLSKEDFEAIAKSVK; this is translated from the coding sequence ATGAAGGTCTTCAAACATTTCAAAATTTCAGACTTAGCCTTAGGCACATGGAAGATGGGAGGAGAATTTTGGACTCCTAACCATGAGAACGACGAAAACGACATAAAGGCAATAAAAAGGGCAGTTGAATTAGGGATTACTACAATAGATACTGCAGAAATGTACGGGGGAGGTAACGCTGAGGAACTAGTCGGAAAGGCAATAAAGGACTTCAAGAGGGACGACCTCTTTATCATAACCAAGGTATGGCCAACTCACGCTAAGTACGAAGACGTGCTAAAGTCTGCTAAGGCTAGCAGATCAAGGCTAGGAACTTTCATTGACCTCTATTTGCTTCACTGGCCTTCTCCTACACCGATATGCGAAACAATGAAGGCGTTTGAAGAACTGGTGGAAGAAGGCATTGTGAGGTTCATAGGCTTAAGTAATTTTAAGCCTGAAGAGATAGAAAGGGCTAATGAATGCCTCAAGAAGAACGAAATCACTGCTGTAGAAAACCATTACAGCCTTTTAGATAGGAGTGATGAGGACACTCTGGATTATGCGAGAAAGAACGGGATAGCTTACTTCTCTTATACTCCTCTCGAGAAAGGAAGGGTGGCAAAATTGAAGATACTTGAGGAAATTGCTAAAAAATACGGTAAGACTCCGATTCAAGTCGCGTTAAATTGGTACATATCCATTGACGTTATGGTGCCAATAGTTAAGGCTAGCAATTTAAAGCACTTAGAGGAGAACGCAGGAGCAATGGGGTGGAAGTTAAGTAAGGAAGACTTTGAGGCAATAGCTAAAAGCGTAAAATAA
- a CDS encoding PaREP1 family protein, with protein sequence MEELIKKAEEKGIDVEDVILSALSKADPQAGIKTRLELAKKYLSEAEDYLSKGDVVQSSEKAYKVAEELVKALAEKFNLPEYQQALKENRWYTYSLTNAAGRLASKLGDWVKVGWNSAYVLHVWGFHEGKLDLDIVKVMMSDVKKMLEEAEKVLS encoded by the coding sequence ATGGAAGAACTAATCAAGAAGGCAGAGGAGAAGGGAATTGACGTTGAAGACGTAATACTTTCGGCATTATCTAAAGCAGACCCACAGGCAGGAATTAAGACTAGGCTAGAGTTGGCTAAGAAGTACCTTTCAGAGGCAGAGGACTATCTGTCTAAGGGCGACGTAGTTCAATCCTCTGAGAAGGCTTACAAGGTCGCCGAAGAACTCGTAAAAGCATTGGCTGAAAAGTTTAACCTACCGGAGTACCAGCAAGCACTGAAAGAAAATAGGTGGTATACATACAGTTTAACAAACGCTGCAGGGAGGCTAGCTTCTAAGCTCGGAGATTGGGTCAAAGTGGGTTGGAACTCCGCATACGTTTTACACGTTTGGGGATTCCATGAAGGAAAACTCGACCTAGACATTGTTAAAGTTATGATGTCTGACGTGAAGAAGATGTTAGAAGAAGCTGAGAAGGTATTATCGTGA
- a CDS encoding VapB-like antitoxin, whose protein sequence is MKLIISYRIAGSTYKVTISGDNPKIYEELDKAFDEICNKFGDLVNEYSITKVVEEVPIGKLIITGVTLHSSDIKFSENEKMDFVAKTILGKIAGLSVGHLIDSVVSREEKIVEVKNPCEKRREEIFDLITEWKD, encoded by the coding sequence ATGAAACTAATAATCAGTTACAGAATAGCCGGCTCTACATATAAGGTTACAATTAGTGGCGATAACCCAAAGATATATGAAGAACTCGATAAGGCATTTGACGAAATCTGCAATAAATTCGGCGACCTAGTAAATGAGTACTCGATAACTAAGGTTGTCGAAGAAGTACCTATCGGTAAACTCATAATCACTGGTGTCACCCTTCACTCCTCAGATATTAAGTTCTCTGAAAATGAAAAGATGGACTTCGTAGCAAAGACTATTTTAGGTAAAATTGCAGGCTTATCCGTAGGACATTTAATAGACTCCGTAGTAAGCAGGGAAGAGAAAATTGTAGAAGTGAAGAACCCTTGCGAAAAAAGGAGAGAGGAAATATTTGACCTTATTACAGAGTGGAAAGACTAA
- a CDS encoding winged helix-turn-helix domain-containing protein, translating to MLLDRVKVLVLVFLYIKGPLSFTELLNMINEVNDIEKKERITKGNLDSHVRILLKEGLVERRESFYFITGKRVIYKITERGKEELFNTIKELQYLSELIKKENKK from the coding sequence TTGCTATTAGACAGGGTTAAAGTTCTCGTGCTTGTGTTCCTTTATATAAAAGGCCCCCTCTCGTTTACCGAATTATTAAATATGATTAACGAAGTGAATGATATTGAAAAAAAGGAGAGAATAACTAAAGGGAATTTGGACTCCCATGTTAGGATACTGTTAAAGGAAGGTCTAGTGGAACGTAGGGAGAGCTTTTATTTTATCACTGGAAAAAGGGTAATTTATAAAATAACTGAAAGGGGAAAGGAGGAATTATTTAATACTATTAAGGAGCTACAATATTTAAGCGAATTGATAAAAAAGGAAAATAAAAAGTAA
- a CDS encoding ATP-binding cassette domain-containing protein, protein MQTHLIEIKNLMVKRGGMTILKDVNIIEDNNPVCLVGNNGTGKTTLLLAIAKVIPTDGEMKFAGREFSQEEISFYVEGMDPYGHLTVNDYYSLFKNLYKTDVKDIFGIYDKWKNTRFSKLSQGTKKKLLLELIISQPHKLLLIDEPYANLDDESKKILTSYIMNETEKSIVILTSPSKEIIGDVCRSSYDVAKWRVY, encoded by the coding sequence ATGCAGACACATTTAATAGAAATAAAGAACTTGATGGTAAAGAGAGGGGGCATGACGATACTTAAGGACGTTAACATTATTGAAGATAATAACCCCGTCTGCCTAGTAGGTAATAACGGCACTGGTAAAACTACATTACTATTAGCTATAGCCAAAGTGATCCCCACTGATGGAGAGATGAAGTTTGCAGGAAGGGAATTTAGTCAAGAAGAAATAAGCTTCTATGTAGAGGGCATGGATCCCTACGGTCACTTAACCGTAAATGATTACTACAGCCTATTTAAGAATTTGTATAAGACTGATGTAAAGGACATCTTTGGAATTTATGATAAATGGAAAAACACTAGGTTTTCCAAACTCTCTCAAGGAACTAAGAAAAAACTACTTTTAGAACTAATAATTTCACAACCTCATAAGTTATTGCTAATAGATGAACCTTACGCAAATTTAGACGATGAGTCAAAGAAAATACTAACATCTTATATAATGAATGAGACAGAGAAGAGCATTGTAATTCTAACGTCACCATCGAAGGAAATAATTGGCGATGTATGTAGGTCGTCTTACGATGTTGCAAAGTGGAGGGTGTACTGA
- a CDS encoding helix-turn-helix domain-containing protein has protein sequence MILEDKLYIYTLTLLYVSDEMSFTDLQKELERLGIKTTKGNLQHHLEKLKERGLVEKRYVPFFLNKRKVIYKITTEGEKFLNEFINDVIYLEKLINGTNKYKCIYFPYDELWEEVVKESERRKVEVHELLKEIIDWYFSVRVEKEH, from the coding sequence TTGATATTAGAGGATAAACTCTATATTTATACTCTAACGCTCCTTTACGTGTCTGATGAAATGTCTTTTACTGACTTACAAAAAGAGTTGGAAAGGTTAGGGATTAAAACTACCAAGGGCAACTTACAACACCACTTGGAAAAACTGAAGGAAAGGGGGCTAGTAGAGAAGAGATACGTCCCATTCTTCCTTAATAAAAGGAAGGTAATATATAAGATAACCACTGAAGGTGAAAAATTCCTCAACGAATTCATTAATGACGTCATTTACCTGGAGAAGTTAATCAATGGGACTAATAAATATAAGTGCATTTATTTCCCTTATGACGAACTATGGGAGGAAGTAGTGAAAGAGTCTGAAAGGAGGAAGGTTGAAGTCCACGAGTTACTTAAGGAGATTATTGATTGGTATTTTTCAGTAAGAGTGGAGAAGGAGCATTAG
- a CDS encoding ATP-binding cassette domain-containing protein, protein MIQVNIPELKRGDKLVLKNVTFSSKSRVTCIKGRNGSGKTSLLLALASLIYHKGKVVADPEIKNPGIYVEDEEFYGHITAKDFLKIISWFKGEANDVFKIDYNGKIKDLSTGQRKKLYLTLALSGDWLFLDEPFANLDEKSVKVLRDYLKNIGNPVILTTQTQDELCGEYVNVEEFSP, encoded by the coding sequence ATGATACAAGTAAACATACCAGAATTAAAGAGAGGGGATAAACTAGTCCTCAAGAACGTCACTTTTTCTTCCAAGTCAAGAGTTACATGTATAAAGGGGAGAAACGGTAGCGGTAAGACATCTTTATTACTAGCCTTAGCAAGTTTAATTTACCATAAAGGCAAAGTCGTTGCTGACCCAGAAATTAAGAACCCTGGAATTTACGTAGAAGACGAGGAATTTTACGGTCATATAACGGCTAAAGATTTTCTCAAGATAATTAGCTGGTTTAAAGGTGAGGCAAATGACGTCTTTAAGATAGATTATAATGGCAAAATAAAGGACCTTTCGACGGGACAGAGGAAGAAATTGTATCTTACACTTGCGCTTTCAGGCGACTGGCTCTTCCTAGACGAACCGTTCGCAAACCTGGATGAAAAAAGTGTCAAAGTGCTAAGGGATTACTTGAAAAACATTGGTAACCCTGTCATTTTAACTACTCAAACCCAAGACGAACTCTGTGGTGAGTACGTAAATGTTGAGGAGTTCTCTCCTTAA